GAAAGCCTCTTTGGCCAGTTCCGAAGCCTGATCGTAACCGATTTCAGGGACAAGGTATGTAGCCATGGCAAGGCTTTTTTCCACAGTGGAAGTGCATTTGTCTCGATTCGCCGATATGCCGTCCACGCATTTCTCGGCCAATACGGTGGAGGCGTTCGACAACAGGTCTACGGATTGCAAAAGGTTGTATCCAATGAGCGGCATCATCACGTTCAACTCGAAGTTGCCCGCCTGCCCTCCCAAGGTAATGGCAACATCATTGCCGATAACCTGAGCCGCCGCCTGGAGTACCGCTTCCGGTATCACCGGATTGACTTTTCCGGGCATGATGGAAGAACCGGGTTGAAGCGAGGGTATGGTGATTTCCGCGAAACCGGTTCTTGGGCCGCAAGAAAGCCATCTGAGATCATTTGCGATTTTGGTAAGGCTCACGGCCACCGTCTTAAGCGCGCCGCTGGTTTCCACCGACGCGTCCCGAGCGCCTTGAGCTTCAAAATGATTCCCGGCTTCTACGAACGGGTACCCCGTTTCCGCGGCAATAGCGGAGATAACGTTGGAGGCGAATCGAGGATGTGCGTTGACGCCTGTGCCCACCGCCGTACCTCCCAAAGGCAACTCGGCAAGACGTTCCTCCACCGCCTGGACGCGTTTCATACCGAGTTCCACCTGTCGGGCGTACCCACCGAATTCCTGCCCCAAGGTCAGCGGCACCGCATCCTGAAGGTGTGTGCGTCCGATTTTGACGATGTCCGCAAACGTCTCGGATTTATGACGGAGAGTCTGACGCAATCGATCGAGCCCCGGCAGGAGTCGCTTCCGGATTCCTTCAAACGCCGCAATTTGAATGGCGCTGGGAACGGCGTCATTGCTGGATTGGCAGAGGTTCACGTGGTCATTCGGGTGAACCGGGGCCTTTCCTCCCACCTTTCCCGTCAGGAGTTCGTTGGCTCTTCCGGCGATGACTTCGTTGACGTTCATGTTCGACGAGGTGCCCGACCCGGTCTGAAACACATCCAACGGGAACTGATGGTCCCATTGTCCGGACATTACTTCTCGAGCCGCCCGGATGATGGCCTCCGCCAGCCTCTCATCCAAAAGCTGCAACTCTCGATTTACCGAAGCTGCCTGCGTTTTGATGAGAGCCAGGGCGTGAATGATCGAGATAGGCATCCGAATGCCGCTTAAGGGAAAGTTCTCGACGGCGCGTTGCGTACCGGCGCCGTAATAGGCGTCCGCCGGCACGAAAACAGTCCCCATGGCGTCCGCTTCTTCTCGCGTCTTCATGTCATTTGCCTTTTCGTTTCTCGATTTCACGCTTTATGGTATTGATGCTCTTGGTCACAGGGATTTTTTTCGGACAGACACGTGTGCACTCGAAATGATTGACACACCCCCAAACGCCGTCGGGATTGTCAATTTGCTTCAACCTCTCTTCAATCTTTTCGTCCCTCGAGTCGAAAATATATCTGAAAGCCCATACAAAGGGAGCCGGGCCGAGGTAGTTCCCGTTCTCAAAAGTGACCGGACAAGCCGCAACGCAGGAAGCACAAAGTATGCAACGGATGACTTCGTCCAGTTTCTTTATGTCTTCCGGACGCTGTTTTCGTTCATTCTCCGGCGGCGGCGTCTCGTTTATCAGGTATGGACGCATGCGTTCGACTCTTTCAAAGAACGGGTTCAAGTCCACAATCAGATCCTTGAGTATTCTGAAAGAAGGAAGTGGCTCCAATAGAATTTCTTCACCGCTGCAGTCTCTTATCAGCGTCTGGCATGCCAGAGCACAGCGTCCGTTGATCTTCATGGCGTCGGACCCGCAGATTCCGTGAGCGCACGACATCCGATAGCTCAAAGTACCGTCCTGCTCCCACCTGATCCGATTCAGACAATCCAGAATTCGCTCCTCCGGCTTGGTCGGCACGGTATAGGTTTTGTAGTGGGGTTTGGAATCGACGTCGGGATCGAATCGAAGGATTTTGAACCGCATTTCCATATCAGTACACCCTTGGTTTGGGTTCGAACCGAGTAATCTGAACCGGCTTGTAGGACAACCTTGGACCGGTCTCCGATTTTTCGGCGAGCGTGTGTTTCAGCCACTGATCGTCGTCCCGCTCGGGGAAATCCTCCCGATAGTGCGCGCCCCGGCTTTCCTCTCTCGCCAGGGCGCTGTCCAATATGACCTCGGCAAGCGTGAGAATGGACTCGAGTTCAAACGCTTCCAGTAGGTCCTGATTGTATGTTTCCCCCACGTCATCAAGGACCAGCCGGTCTGCACGGTCTTTCAGGGCGGCAACCTCCGAACGGGCTCGGGTCAGGCCTTCTCTATGACGGAAAACAGAACAATGCTTCATCATGACAGACTGAAGGTCGCGCCGAATCACTCCGACACGTTCCCCCGATTTCCTGCTTTTCATCTCGTTTATCCGGACTCATACCGGTTCCAGTGGGTCCTCCGATAGCTCGATCAATGGCTGTTCCCGGGTCTCCTCAGCCATCTTGATGCCGGCCCTACGTCCGAAGACCACCAGATCCAGTAGGGAGTTACAACCCAGGCGATTGGCTCCGTGAACGGAAACGCAGGCGCATTCGCCCGCGGCGTAAAGACCGGAAATCGGATTTCCGTGAAGGTCCAGTGCCTGGCCATCCACATTGGTGGGGATGCC
The sequence above is a segment of the Deltaproteobacteria bacterium genome. Coding sequences within it:
- a CDS encoding succinate dehydrogenase iron-sulfur subunit, with amino-acid sequence MEMRFKILRFDPDVDSKPHYKTYTVPTKPEERILDCLNRIRWEQDGTLSYRMSCAHGICGSDAMKINGRCALACQTLIRDCSGEEILLEPLPSFRILKDLIVDLNPFFERVERMRPYLINETPPPENERKQRPEDIKKLDEVIRCILCASCVAACPVTFENGNYLGPAPFVWAFRYIFDSRDEKIEERLKQIDNPDGVWGCVNHFECTRVCPKKIPVTKSINTIKREIEKRKGK
- a CDS encoding class II fumarate hydratase yields the protein MKTREEADAMGTVFVPADAYYGAGTQRAVENFPLSGIRMPISIIHALALIKTQAASVNRELQLLDERLAEAIIRAAREVMSGQWDHQFPLDVFQTGSGTSSNMNVNEVIAGRANELLTGKVGGKAPVHPNDHVNLCQSSNDAVPSAIQIAAFEGIRKRLLPGLDRLRQTLRHKSETFADIVKIGRTHLQDAVPLTLGQEFGGYARQVELGMKRVQAVEERLAELPLGGTAVGTGVNAHPRFASNVISAIAAETGYPFVEAGNHFEAQGARDASVETSGALKTVAVSLTKIANDLRWLSCGPRTGFAEITIPSLQPGSSIMPGKVNPVIPEAVLQAAAQVIGNDVAITLGGQAGNFELNVMMPLIGYNLLQSVDLLSNASTVLAEKCVDGISANRDKCTSTVEKSLAMATYLVPEIGYDQASELAKEAFRTGETVREVAGRKGIELPDRLEETTGHSEK